The sequence TTTTATAACAAGAACTGCAAGCAATTTACTTGCTGGCTCACCATAATCGCCTTTTGTTTTTAAGTGAAATGGAACATATTTTAATCCATCAATTTCAGCAACTACTTTTGGTGTAACTGCTTTATCATATTTGTAGCAAAATGGGCAAGCATAGCTAAATACCTTAGTTAGTGTATTGTTTTCTACAGAAAGTGGTTTTTCTAACACCATGTAGTCTTTTCCCTCTGTAAAAGCATTTGCATTTAAAGCACCAAAAAGTAAGATAGCAGATAGCATCTTAGTCGTTTTAATCATTAAAGATTTCATTTAAACTCCTTTTTAAAATTTATATTTTAATTCTATGAAAGATAAACTCCTTATCAATCACACGAAAATAAAAATAAAATTAATATTTATAATTATTAAATAAATTAATATTATTTTTATTTTTGTGATAGTTTTATAGCAGTAATTCTTAATACTATTCTAACAAATCATAAATATATAAAATTTTGATTTTAAAATACTTAAGGAGATTTCTATGAAGAAAAAAACACTTCTCTCAGCTGTTCTTTCAGCTTCTTTATTAGTTGGGATAGGAGCAACTTCAGCTCTTGCAATGGGTGGTCCAAGTGGTCCAAAAGTTGATTATCAAACACAAGGTAAAATAGGTGCAGTAAAATTAAATCCTTACGGATTTTCTCCTTTAACAGCCATTATTATGAATGGTGGTTATGTTTTAAAAGACATTAAGGTTACAATAGTTCCAAAAGAAGGTGGTCAAACTATAAGCTATGCAGTAGATGATCAAATGGCTAAAACTTATGCTGGTATACCTGTATTTGGGTTGTATCCAGCTTATAAAAATACAGTAGAGGTAAGTTATACTAAAAGTGCAGTAGGCTTTAAGGATGAAACTGTAACAGAAAAATATACAATTACAACAAGTGGTGTTGGCCTTACTCCATCTGGGCTATTATTCCAAGAAGGCGTTCCTTTTGGCAAGGTTACAGTTAAAAAGGTAGATAAGGAATTTGCAGATAGGCTATATCTTGTAAATAACCTTCCAGGTAAAATGCCAGGAAGAAGCTCACAAGCTACATGGAATAACCCGTCAGGTGGTGCTTTAGAATGGAATGATGATTCTTTTGCTTTTATAGTTGATACTCAAGGTGAAGTTAGATGGTATTTTGACAAAGATAAACTTTTAGATCCAGGCAATATTTATAAAACAGGTATTCAAATGGGCTTTAGACAAAACAAAGATGGTGCTTTAACTTGGGGTTATGGTCAAAGATATGTTAAATATGACTTAATGGGCAGAGAGATATTTAACCGCCAATTACCACTTGCATACAATGACTTCTCACACTCATTAGATAATATGCAAAATGGACACTATCTATTGAGAGCAGCTTCATCTAATACAAAAAGACCAGATGGTAAAAATGTAAGAACTGTTCGTGATGTTATAGTTGAAGTTGATGAAAATGGATATGTTGTAGATGATTGGAGACTATTTGAAATTTTAGATCCATATAGAAAAGATATCATAATGACACTTGACCAAGGTGCAGTTTGTCTAAACATTGACGCAAGTGCAGCAGGACATACTCTAAGCGAAGCCGAGCTAGCAGAAATGGATAAGAATGATC is a genomic window of Campylobacter blaseri containing:
- a CDS encoding aryl-sulfate sulfotransferase — protein: MKKKTLLSAVLSASLLVGIGATSALAMGGPSGPKVDYQTQGKIGAVKLNPYGFSPLTAIIMNGGYVLKDIKVTIVPKEGGQTISYAVDDQMAKTYAGIPVFGLYPAYKNTVEVSYTKSAVGFKDETVTEKYTITTSGVGLTPSGLLFQEGVPFGKVTVKKVDKEFADRLYLVNNLPGKMPGRSSQATWNNPSGGALEWNDDSFAFIVDTQGEVRWYFDKDKLLDPGNIYKTGIQMGFRQNKDGALTWGYGQRYVKYDLMGREIFNRQLPLAYNDFSHSLDNMQNGHYLLRAASSNTKRPDGKNVRTVRDVIVEVDENGYVVDDWRLFEILDPYRKDIIMTLDQGAVCLNIDASAAGHTLSEAELAEMDKNDQFGDIASTGPGRNWAHVNSVDYDPNDDSIVISSRHQSAMIKIGRDKQVKWIAGAHKGWGEKFKDKLLQPVDSKGNKIVCDDEYSKCPGYLNDEGGFDWTWTQHTAFIIDSKTNKDILYLAAFDNGDARGVEQPALADMKYSRAVIYKIDQNKMTIEQVWEYGKQRGSDWFSAVTSLTEYHDDKDSVVVYSATAGMQFDIAKGVPVGDPAPELLEFKWGAKEPSLQIRFEGTGIGYQAMPISLEKAFNHKK